The region AGGAAGGAGCAAAAAATGATTGTTATCCTTTAAAATGAACAGGTATAAGAATATCCATATTTTcgtcatatatatattaacaagtTCCAGAGTTTGAATAAATTAGggcttaaaaaaatatgactatttaatatatatttatattcctCCCTTTTTCCAAGCTATAAATTAGTTTTAAATGGTGTAgccaattatatattttttttgtaggatatatattaaatgaaaataaacaggtttgatatatttttatgttatttatttttagttaataatatatgattgttttaatattatttaaaaaattagttACAATAAGTGatgatgttttttttcgattattttaaaaatatatattcacttatttttaaagtatTATTCCCAAATTAAATAAGCACTGAAAAAAAGTcgtgtaaaaataattattagctacaaataaaaaaatatccaaTACATATGGCAATGCTAGTAATATTCTTTAattcttaaaaatataaatgtgattgtattacaaaaataagaaataaaacttaaaaaaagtataatatatatataaggtCAAAACACATTATTGTATGTATGAAgtagaatatatataaaataaaatattataaatatataaaagataaagatatatatttatatgtataaagaataaatgaaaaaaggtGAATTTAGGTATGTACCTAAAAAGAGTAAGCATAAATTTTGAACATTACCAACCTTTCtagtttatatatttctttttattgttaTCCGTTATAATTGtatcaaatttataaatctCCTATTGCAAACACCAAAAAGGGAACTATAACCTAAATAactaacaaaataaagaaccttatattatatctatGAATTGAGctatagatatatattaagaaaacataatttataaagaaCAATACAAAGGCTTATAAAAGAGAAAACACAAAATACTGTTGTGTGTGATCATTTTCACTTTTATTTCTACCCCCCCCTAATAATTAACCCATACACATTcccaataaataaacaagatatacaaaatatacaaaatgagTTTGACTGACGAGATTAGTAAACTATTGAACGAAAATGAAACTGATTTATTAAACGagttagaaaaaaaatacagttTTGTCGAgtttaatgaaataaaaaaatataaagaaaaaaaacattatcATGAATTAACATTGGAAATTCAGAAATTTGTAAATACAAAGGATATAGAAGATAGGGATAAGTttcgtttattttatacatacTTATCaccaataataaaaaaattaaaaaaaacaatatatgctgagttattatatatagtaacaaataattttgatgcCGAATGGAcaataaattatgtaaaagAAACTGAAAAgaatttagaaaatgataaagatgctattataatatatagatgtatattaatattaaaatacacaaaattaaatgatttCAAATCATGTGAAAATGAAATcgaatttacaaaaaatatgttacaAGGAGTTATAggtttaaatattattgcacataaattttataactttgcattaatgaattattataaagcTTTAAACAAATCTGAactttttgtaaaatatgcattattatatttagcTTATACaccattaaataatttagatGAAGCTGAGAAAATAGAAATAGGAActcatatatgtatttattcgATTATTAGTGAAGatgtttataatattgGAGAAATTATACAATTACCTTTAGTTaatgtatgtataaaaaataatgaagaaagtAATTGGCTATATCAATTAATTGATGCTTATAATGAAGGTAGTATTGATATGTTTAATGAtgttgttaaaaaatatgaacataatataaaaaattcacttttaaaaaattatgaacgaagtatgcttaaaaaaattacattaCTAGCTTTAATGGATTTagcttttaaaaaaaaaaaacaaagatcagatatttatttttcagaAATTTCACAACATTGTAAAGTTGATATAAATGAAGttgaaaaaatgttaataacTGCTAagagtaaaaatatattatcgtGTCAAATTGatgaaatacaaaaatcGGTTAAAATTACTTGGGTTAAACCAAGAGTActtaataatgaaaaaatatttctcaTGAAAGAAAGTATAGATAAATGGATAACACATTCTAAAAACCTTTTAACTTATGTCGAAGATTTATCAGTTGAATTATTGGTCTCATAAGTGATGTACAAAGAGCGTGCATGCATTTAGGTACCCATGCACTAGCCTATTCATTA is a window of Plasmodium chabaudi chabaudi strain AS genome assembly, chromosome: 5 DNA encoding:
- a CDS encoding 26S proteasome regulatory subunit RPN9, putative; this encodes MSLTDEISKLLNENETDLLNELEKKYSFVEFNEIKKYKEKKHYHELTLEIQKFVNTKDIEDRDKFRLFYTYLSPIIKKLKKTIYAELLYIVTNNFDAEWTINYVKETEKNLENDKDAIIIYRCILILKYTKLNDFKSCENEIEFTKNMLQGVIGLNIIAHKFYNFALMNYYKALNKSELFVKYALLYLAYTPLNNLDEAEKIEIGTHICIYSIISEDVYNIGEIIQLPLVNVCIKNNEESNWLYQLIDAYNEGSIDMFNDVVKKYEHNIKNSLLKNYERSMLKKITLLALMDLAFKKKKQRSDIYFSEISQHCKVDINEVEKMLITAKSKNILSCQIDEIQKSVKITWVKPRVLNNEKIFLMKESIDKWITHSKNLLTYVEDLSVELLVS